In Calothrix sp. PCC 7507, one DNA window encodes the following:
- a CDS encoding GPW/gp25 family protein produces MEIDFLGVGWTLPVALEQGQIKVAFYEDSVRQSIQMILSTAKGERVMRPDFGCDIHEKVFASNSLGTIGQIVSDVRDALIEWEPRIDVLDVDTISDPNEPNVILIQVNYQVRTTNNIFNLVYPFYLQ; encoded by the coding sequence ATGGAAATTGATTTTTTAGGCGTAGGATGGACTTTACCTGTTGCACTTGAACAAGGTCAAATCAAGGTGGCATTTTATGAAGATAGTGTGCGTCAGTCGATTCAGATGATTCTTAGCACCGCTAAAGGAGAGCGGGTGATGCGTCCTGATTTTGGCTGTGATATTCACGAAAAGGTGTTTGCTTCTAATAGTTTAGGAACCATCGGACAAATTGTTAGTGATGTGCGGGATGCATTAATTGAATGGGAACCTCGCATTGATGTTTTAGATGTGGATACAATTTCTGATCCAAACGAACCAAATGTAATTTTAATTCAAGTAAATTATCAAGTCCGGACAACGAATAATATTTTTAATTTAGTATATCCTTTCTATTTGCAGTAA
- a CDS encoding baseplate J/gp47 family protein: MASFTPKPPKIDQRTYEKIVEQTETLVKQSTDWKPSLDGKKDAGGALIRIFGRMVKLVSDRLNQVPEKNFLAFLDLLGGQLKPPQPAKVPLTFYLAAGSPVDGVVPAHTQIAAPPSEDSDEEIVFETTRELIVTTTQLQAVFLREPSQDKYSDRTLAATGETDEAFFAFVGDRSIPHSLYLTCPEIFNLPELKNFQLIVTTDNANELQKLPLNVYSWDGDQWLAQTSGRNPINDQSTITFNFAKLAIPTVSEIQGKPAKWLQVKLTNISSNLPQITNLQGQIKVTQSNLIPEVCLFNATPLDLTKDFYPFGEQPEINDTFYIALHDEFIKPNTTITIDINLSYKPVNINKLKIIWEIGNGQIWQEIADKNDPLNLWTTKVIQFTEGNSIQAKLQFPTQQNIPSPSTVNGETRYWIRARITEGNYGKAAYNRTYPIYNDLAALRIAAIKSATEIAVDTVDLFEKNDKVRLLPLTGGFPEENQITGISTTDNKLTLKTGILNENLNLAIGTRIMRKSIITETIPQTYDPPVIKSLKLSYEFTITEKAIYCANNDFRYSYPVSFTTKLKQDAAIGDKSLILDAVQGLTIGEFLTINSETYQIETINSAINQVILTAKITKSYTKNITINRYFRPFTPTIDREATLYLGFDKSFENKTVTLYAQVEPPLPDELSAEAANSEPIPPQSTNLNRLVWEYSSPLGWQSLGVQDETQGFTQRGLIQFIAPVDFSERETFGKQLYWLRVRWQGGNIRVKPRLRRFSTNTIWAVQAISISDEVLGSSNYDPNQVFIANNAPILIGQKLEVQEGQIPTQLESQRINVIQDDLGEIEEVWVLWQEVPDFYASGASDRHYTLDRQTGEIRFGNGQAGMIPPRGRNNIRLSFYRTGGGTKGNVASETISELKTTIPYIDRVINLEAAAGGAQQETLDRLKERIPKQLRHRDRAVTIEDFADLAYEASTDVARVKVVSPDLLTANFSPLNERVWLDPTKADVSFQDGLDQKLQGFSNDSERNNFATMMQAINRRAGQVKLIILPHSSDRQPIPSLALLELVETYIRSRCEASIDLVVTAPTWQKVSVTTTITPITLEDADIVKNTVKQRLEAFLHPLTGGKGEGWQFGRYPQESDFYAIIQSIPGVDHVNSLQVQLSVAETNLSLSADTLIYSGNHTVNLQ, encoded by the coding sequence ATGGCTTCTTTTACTCCCAAACCTCCCAAAATTGATCAACGCACTTATGAGAAGATTGTTGAACAAACTGAGACTTTAGTAAAACAATCTACCGACTGGAAACCTTCCCTTGATGGTAAAAAAGATGCAGGAGGGGCATTAATTCGCATTTTTGGTCGCATGGTAAAGTTGGTAAGCGATCGCCTCAACCAAGTCCCTGAGAAAAATTTCCTGGCTTTCCTGGATTTGCTTGGGGGACAACTCAAACCACCCCAGCCAGCGAAGGTTCCCTTAACCTTTTATTTAGCAGCAGGAAGTCCCGTAGATGGGGTAGTTCCGGCTCATACGCAAATTGCTGCACCACCCAGCGAGGATTCGGACGAGGAAATCGTGTTTGAAACCACGCGGGAACTGATTGTGACAACAACGCAATTACAAGCAGTATTCCTGCGGGAACCAAGTCAGGATAAATATAGCGATCGCACTTTAGCCGCCACAGGAGAAACAGATGAGGCTTTCTTCGCTTTTGTAGGCGATCGCTCTATTCCCCATTCTCTTTATCTCACTTGTCCCGAAATTTTTAACCTCCCAGAGTTAAAAAACTTCCAGCTGATTGTTACTACTGATAATGCTAATGAACTCCAAAAATTACCGCTTAATGTGTATTCTTGGGATGGGGATCAATGGCTAGCGCAAACTTCCGGCAGAAATCCGATAAATGATCAATCTACTATTACTTTTAATTTTGCAAAGCTAGCTATTCCTACTGTTTCTGAAATTCAAGGAAAACCAGCAAAATGGTTGCAAGTCAAGCTAACTAATATATCCTCAAATTTACCTCAAATTACAAATCTTCAAGGACAAATAAAAGTTACACAATCTAATTTAATTCCTGAAGTTTGCTTATTTAATGCTACTCCTTTAGACCTCACCAAAGACTTTTATCCCTTTGGAGAACAACCAGAAATTAATGATACATTTTATATTGCGCTACACGATGAATTTATTAAACCAAATACTACTATTACTATTGATATCAACTTAAGCTATAAACCTGTAAATATAAATAAGTTAAAAATTATCTGGGAAATTGGTAACGGTCAAATATGGCAAGAAATAGCCGATAAAAATGATCCACTAAATTTATGGACGACAAAAGTCATTCAGTTTACCGAAGGAAATTCTATTCAAGCCAAATTACAATTTCCTACTCAACAAAATATACCATCTCCTAGCACGGTGAATGGAGAAACTCGTTATTGGATTCGCGCTCGGATTACTGAAGGTAATTATGGGAAAGCCGCATATAATCGCACATATCCTATCTATAATGACTTGGCGGCTCTGAGAATAGCAGCAATAAAATCTGCAACAGAAATTGCCGTTGATACTGTGGATTTATTTGAGAAGAATGATAAAGTTCGTCTGTTGCCGCTGACTGGTGGATTTCCCGAAGAAAATCAAATTACAGGAATCAGTACAACGGATAATAAGCTGACGCTAAAGACGGGAATTTTGAATGAAAATTTAAATTTAGCCATCGGCACTCGGATTATGCGTAAGTCAATTATCACGGAAACAATTCCGCAAACTTACGATCCACCTGTGATTAAGTCATTAAAATTAAGCTATGAATTCACTATTACAGAAAAAGCTATCTATTGTGCTAATAATGATTTTAGATATTCCTATCCAGTAAGTTTTACGACCAAGTTAAAACAAGATGCTGCTATTGGGGATAAATCGCTGATTTTAGATGCAGTGCAAGGATTAACCATTGGTGAGTTCTTAACAATTAACAGCGAAACCTATCAAATAGAAACGATTAATTCTGCTATAAATCAAGTTATTCTTACTGCAAAAATCACCAAAAGTTATACTAAAAATATTACTATTAATCGCTATTTTCGACCCTTCACCCCTACTATTGATCGGGAAGCAACACTCTATCTAGGATTTGATAAGTCCTTTGAAAATAAAACGGTGACTCTTTATGCACAGGTTGAACCACCATTACCAGATGAATTATCTGCTGAAGCTGCCAACTCCGAACCAATACCACCACAATCTACCAATTTAAATCGCTTGGTTTGGGAATATTCGAGTCCTTTAGGTTGGCAATCATTGGGGGTGCAGGATGAAACTCAGGGATTTACTCAACGAGGTTTAATTCAATTTATTGCTCCCGTAGATTTCAGCGAGAGAGAAACTTTTGGTAAACAATTATATTGGTTACGAGTTCGTTGGCAAGGAGGTAATATTCGTGTTAAACCTCGCTTGCGTCGCTTTTCAACTAATACCATTTGGGCAGTGCAAGCAATTAGTATTAGCGACGAAGTTTTAGGTTCAAGTAACTACGATCCCAATCAGGTTTTTATTGCCAATAATGCCCCGATTTTAATCGGACAAAAGTTGGAAGTTCAAGAGGGACAAATTCCCACCCAATTAGAATCTCAAAGAATCAATGTAATTCAAGATGATTTAGGAGAAATTGAAGAAGTTTGGGTACTTTGGCAGGAAGTACCAGACTTTTATGCTTCTGGTGCGAGCGATCGCCATTATACTTTAGATCGACAAACAGGCGAAATCCGCTTTGGCAATGGACAAGCCGGGATGATTCCCCCCAGAGGACGCAATAATATACGACTGTCCTTTTATCGTACTGGTGGAGGTACAAAGGGCAATGTCGCCTCAGAAACCATTAGCGAACTAAAAACTACCATTCCCTACATCGATCGGGTAATTAACCTGGAAGCCGCAGCAGGTGGCGCACAACAGGAAACTTTAGATCGTCTCAAAGAACGCATACCCAAGCAACTACGTCACCGCGATCGCGCTGTCACTATTGAAGATTTTGCAGACTTGGCTTATGAAGCTTCCACAGATGTCGCCAGAGTCAAAGTCGTTTCACCAGATTTGCTCACAGCTAATTTTAGTCCATTGAATGAAAGAGTGTGGCTCGATCCGACGAAAGCAGATGTGTCATTTCAAGATGGTCTCGATCAAAAATTGCAGGGATTCAGCAATGACAGCGAAAGAAATAACTTTGCAACCATGATGCAGGCAATTAACCGCCGCGCAGGGCAAGTTAAGTTGATTATTTTACCCCATAGTAGCGATCGCCAACCCATCCCTAGTTTAGCGTTGCTAGAGTTAGTCGAAACATACATCCGTTCCCGCTGTGAAGCAAGCATAGATTTAGTAGTTACAGCGCCAACATGGCAAAAAGTCAGCGTCACCACGACAATAACCCCTATCACTCTAGAAGACGCAGATATAGTTAAAAACACTGTCAAACAACGCTTAGAAGCCTTTCTTCATCCCCTAACTGGAGGTAAAGGGGAGGGGTGGCAATTTGGCCGCTACCCCCAAGAATCCGATTTTTATGCCATTATTCAATCGATTCCAGGAGTAGATCATGTGAATTCACTACAGGTACAGTTATCTGTAGCAGAAACAAACTTATCTCTTAGTGCTGATACTTTAATTTATTCTGGTAATCACACCGTTAATCTTCAATAA
- a CDS encoding phage tail protein I encodes MNSKESESISSYQQYLPVILQQDAFIGQLLLAFEKILSGLKETPNIDKIITAESQSSPGLEAIIDNIHIYFNPQETPEDFLPWLAGWVALSLRDDWKVEVKREFIQQIVQLYRLRGTKEGLRKILSLYLEKSGFGKTVDIFDQFDNFPNYFQVQLTLTDRDPDKYWRQAKIAKAIIDREKPAHTFYTLKILVPTMQLTKRSQVLDPLIFKLFAPIQNQKFAIEATITPNDINSSQINQLAKQLLVQFQGNSKSITPSSQTITVNNQSFSVRQSLNYQHLQDNLSGLNVTLSNRNDKILVGNLTIKIYFYINDKEYNNTVLEQAINLSPVLKICLKNKAGEIIGGNTIVKKAIQPNQSEMKITESIWTKPYSFRLFEPPKIQELKPKIIAILEKIELEAIVEITEPNPIKPDDLLNKITVRLQDDVSEYHLLTPETTIENNKIIIKRTLYYQQFTQTIDKLEVTIKNLNNVKVAGKVIVQAYLTINQRSSAYKLLERDFNLADVPPYNILQICRKAGKVEESGGNTILGTTTQSLSKK; translated from the coding sequence ATGAACTCAAAAGAATCTGAATCGATTAGTAGCTATCAACAATACCTGCCGGTAATTCTACAACAAGATGCCTTTATCGGTCAGTTATTGCTGGCATTTGAAAAGATTCTCAGTGGTTTAAAAGAAACCCCTAACATAGATAAAATTATTACAGCCGAGTCTCAAAGTTCACCAGGATTGGAAGCAATAATTGATAATATTCATATCTATTTCAATCCGCAAGAAACACCAGAGGACTTTTTGCCTTGGTTGGCAGGTTGGGTAGCTTTGAGTTTGCGAGATGATTGGAAAGTAGAAGTTAAAAGAGAATTTATTCAACAAATTGTTCAGCTATATCGCTTGCGAGGAACCAAAGAAGGATTAAGAAAAATTTTGAGTCTTTATCTAGAAAAATCAGGATTTGGGAAAACGGTTGATATCTTTGATCAATTTGATAATTTTCCTAATTATTTTCAAGTTCAACTAACTTTAACAGACCGCGATCCTGATAAGTATTGGCGACAGGCTAAAATTGCTAAAGCAATTATCGATCGAGAAAAACCAGCACATACATTTTATACCCTAAAAATTCTTGTGCCGACGATGCAGCTAACTAAGCGATCGCAGGTTCTTGATCCTCTTATTTTCAAATTATTTGCACCGATCCAGAATCAAAAATTCGCCATAGAAGCCACAATTACTCCCAATGACATTAATAGTAGTCAAATTAATCAGTTAGCAAAACAATTACTTGTTCAATTTCAAGGAAACTCAAAATCTATTACACCCTCTTCACAGACAATCACTGTAAACAATCAATCTTTTTCTGTGAGACAAAGTTTGAATTATCAGCATTTGCAGGATAATTTGTCGGGTTTAAATGTCACTTTGTCAAATCGTAATGATAAGATTTTGGTGGGAAATTTGACAATAAAAATTTATTTTTACATTAATGACAAGGAATATAATAATACAGTGCTAGAGCAAGCTATAAATTTATCACCAGTCCTCAAAATTTGTCTTAAAAACAAGGCAGGAGAAATTATTGGAGGAAATACAATTGTGAAAAAAGCTATTCAACCAAACCAATCAGAGATGAAGATTACAGAATCTATATGGACTAAACCTTATAGTTTTCGACTGTTTGAACCACCCAAAATTCAAGAATTAAAACCTAAGATAATTGCGATTCTGGAAAAAATAGAACTTGAGGCGATCGTTGAGATAACGGAACCTAACCCAATCAAACCAGACGACTTGCTTAACAAAATTACAGTCCGCCTGCAAGACGATGTTTCTGAATATCATTTATTAACGCCAGAAACTACCATAGAAAATAATAAAATTATAATCAAACGCACCCTCTATTATCAGCAATTTACCCAAACTATAGATAAATTAGAAGTGACAATCAAAAATCTCAACAATGTTAAGGTTGCTGGTAAAGTAATTGTCCAAGCATATTTAACGATTAATCAACGTTCATCTGCTTATAAATTATTAGAACGGGACTTCAATTTAGCAGATGTTCCTCCCTATAATATTTTACAAATCTGCCGTAAGGCTGGGAAGGTAGAAGAGAGTGGAGGAAATACAATTCTCGGCACTACTACTCAATCATTGAGCAAAAAATAA
- a CDS encoding tail fiber domain-containing protein, whose translation MPKTTDFTNFANERPNYFPGQFLLEDDFELQHKYLSDRQSYHNQSLHISGILEGLEVIADKKAVLIKSGSAINSKGELIVVKIDIQFSDFKNLANGELYIQYSSAQNPKTQQQTDIPDSYTRWIENPIVGFGTTPENSVKLAKLTISESIINVDNTVREYSGLSLPNSNSKALTLRSGGYASPNLAVLSGSLKLDADLTIQGKIQPSAGNSENNGIMFPKDPGGGGGDAAWIRYYSRNPNSTDLGLKEQTTLEIGTSNDPQDHIALITAGGVGIGTNNPVAKLDITSTTRTGNHPTAVKGLYVTGDFGADSDGIEFRHTNGTQGIGFGFNTIYATGSNVDQDLNLKAKGTGQVISKSSLTIQNGKLNLTGNQQIVFTDVDVTNNPKLQLYTGYGLGVNNSTLFYTANGNHSWRDTQNIERMLLTTGADGGLAVKGTGTSSFAGSLTINGSLTINIPGGAGAWNKLVVNTTTEWGDGATQYVTIGAGGASGIMLSNPHITWRDSRASIRYGRSGGIQTGSYWDAGVREDGSFSFSLDGVSDNKLAIAKNGNVSIGTNNSTRGKLHIEGSVTYGNPSGYRYLRRDGVFDNTGVFNAPYSLYASNFIGAQEFNAFSDLRIKEIKGNSDSQADLQTLLQIQVTDYSYKDKIAHGDSPRKKVIGQQIATVYPQAVSTHADTVPDILQFAVIAENWVTFNNHNLKIGDKVKILWDDHKTELFLVEAIKADSFKISLNYTGDVFVYGREVDDFHVVDYDALSMLHISATQELYKIIKKLERDISAKIKVQNPMNDFS comes from the coding sequence ATGCCTAAAACTACTGATTTCACTAACTTTGCTAACGAACGTCCTAACTATTTTCCCGGACAATTTCTGTTAGAAGATGACTTTGAGCTTCAACATAAATATTTGAGCGATCGCCAAAGCTATCATAATCAGAGTCTGCATATTTCAGGAATTCTGGAAGGACTGGAAGTTATCGCTGATAAAAAAGCCGTTTTGATTAAATCCGGCTCGGCTATAAATAGCAAGGGAGAACTAATTGTTGTCAAAATAGATATACAATTTTCTGATTTCAAAAATCTGGCAAATGGTGAACTATATATCCAATATTCTTCTGCTCAAAATCCTAAAACTCAACAGCAAACAGATATCCCTGATAGCTACACCCGTTGGATCGAGAATCCCATCGTAGGATTTGGTACAACCCCTGAAAATAGTGTGAAGTTGGCAAAACTCACAATTTCTGAAAGTATTATTAATGTTGATAATACCGTTCGGGAATATTCAGGTTTATCTTTACCCAATTCCAATAGTAAAGCCTTAACTCTCCGTTCTGGGGGATATGCCAGTCCCAACTTAGCAGTTTTGAGCGGTAGTTTAAAGCTTGATGCAGATTTAACCATTCAGGGGAAAATACAACCTAGTGCAGGAAACAGTGAGAACAATGGGATTATGTTCCCCAAAGATCCTGGTGGTGGTGGTGGTGATGCTGCATGGATTCGCTATTACTCACGCAACCCTAACTCGACTGATTTAGGACTAAAAGAACAAACGACTTTAGAAATCGGTACATCCAATGATCCACAAGATCATATTGCCTTAATAACTGCTGGTGGGGTAGGAATTGGTACAAATAATCCAGTTGCTAAGTTAGATATCACATCAACCACTCGCACAGGTAATCATCCGACTGCTGTTAAAGGTTTATATGTCACAGGTGATTTTGGTGCTGATAGCGATGGGATCGAATTTCGACATACTAACGGAACTCAAGGAATAGGCTTTGGTTTCAACACAATCTATGCTACAGGAAGCAATGTTGATCAAGACTTAAACTTAAAGGCTAAAGGGACTGGTCAAGTTATTTCTAAAAGTAGTTTAACCATTCAAAATGGCAAGCTTAATCTCACCGGTAATCAACAAATTGTTTTTACAGATGTAGACGTAACAAACAATCCGAAATTACAACTTTACACTGGATATGGGCTTGGTGTTAACAACAGTACATTATTCTATACAGCAAATGGCAATCATTCTTGGCGAGATACTCAAAATATCGAAAGAATGTTGTTAACCACAGGTGCAGATGGTGGGTTAGCAGTCAAAGGAACAGGAACTTCTTCTTTTGCGGGAAGTTTAACAATCAATGGAAGTTTGACAATTAACATTCCTGGTGGTGCGGGTGCATGGAATAAATTGGTTGTAAATACGACAACTGAATGGGGAGATGGAGCTACTCAATATGTGACAATTGGAGCCGGTGGAGCATCAGGCATCATGTTGTCTAATCCCCATATTACTTGGAGAGATAGCAGAGCTTCAATTCGTTATGGACGTAGTGGAGGAATACAGACGGGTTCTTACTGGGATGCTGGAGTTCGTGAGGATGGATCGTTTTCTTTTTCATTAGACGGAGTTAGTGATAATAAGTTAGCGATCGCCAAAAATGGCAATGTATCCATTGGAACTAATAATTCCACCAGAGGAAAACTTCATATTGAAGGTTCTGTAACTTATGGAAACCCCTCTGGGTATCGTTACCTCAGACGGGATGGTGTATTTGATAATACGGGTGTATTCAATGCTCCTTACTCTCTATACGCAAGTAATTTTATCGGCGCACAAGAGTTCAACGCCTTTTCTGATTTACGCATTAAAGAAATCAAAGGAAATAGCGATAGTCAAGCTGATCTGCAAACACTACTGCAGATTCAAGTCACAGACTATTCTTACAAAGATAAAATTGCTCATGGTGATAGCCCTAGAAAGAAAGTTATTGGTCAGCAAATTGCCACCGTTTATCCCCAAGCCGTGTCAACCCATGCTGATACTGTTCCCGATATTTTGCAATTTGCCGTTATTGCAGAAAACTGGGTTACATTCAACAATCATAATTTAAAAATTGGGGATAAAGTTAAAATCCTCTGGGATGATCATAAAACTGAATTATTTCTTGTTGAAGCAATCAAAGCAGATAGTTTCAAAATTTCCCTTAACTACACTGGTGATGTCTTTGTGTATGGTCGAGAAGTAGATGACTTTCATGTTGTTGATTATGATGCCTTATCAATGCTTCATATCTCTGCCACTCAAGAACTCTATAAAATTATCAAAAAATTAGAAAGAGATATCAGCGCAAAAATTAAGGTTCAAAACCCGATGAACGACTTTAGTTAA
- a CDS encoding IS1634 family transposase, with protein sequence MNEALETIKVLNIDHLGIVAGIIDEMELVEEVNKKVGIKVKETLTPGQVMKAMILNGLGFLSAPLYLFEEFFVGKATEHLIRKGVYPSHLNDDRLGRALDQYYQVGTTKLFTAIAIKAADKFQVEMNSIHLDGSSMYVHGEYEKESETIDKINQEASLNQAELESEMKPIEIVHGYSRDHRPDLKQFIIDMIVTGDGDIPLYLKVDSGNVDDKSVFVSRLKEFRKQWTFAGICVADSALYTADNLEAMRELKWITRVPLSIKEAQHKILDIQENEWQESETTGYKIATRESEYGKIKQRWLIIESEQRKKSSIQQVKKQVEKQLEKAQAALRKLSRQEFACQADAKIAVEKLSLSWKYHQIKEIEYSEKPEYTKAGRPSKSTEKQQIKYQVTGQIEPRIEVIEAEKIKAGRFILATNILDEDELNNQQVLLEYKAQQSNERGFRFLKDPLFFTSSVFVKSPERVEAIAMIMELCLLVYNLAQRKLRQALLLSDGSVRNQVKKFTNKPTMRWIFQMFQSVHLLLVNGKQQMSNLTEERQKILRYLGENCRQYYLMI encoded by the coding sequence ATGAATGAGGCACTAGAAACAATAAAAGTCCTAAATATAGACCATTTGGGCATAGTAGCGGGAATAATAGACGAGATGGAATTGGTAGAAGAAGTGAATAAAAAAGTGGGAATAAAAGTTAAAGAAACTCTCACTCCTGGACAAGTAATGAAAGCAATGATTTTGAATGGGTTAGGGTTTTTGAGCGCACCATTATATCTATTTGAGGAGTTTTTTGTAGGAAAAGCAACCGAACATCTAATAAGAAAAGGAGTCTACCCATCACATTTAAATGACGATAGATTAGGAAGGGCATTAGACCAATACTATCAAGTAGGAACAACGAAATTATTTACAGCAATCGCCATAAAAGCGGCGGACAAATTCCAAGTAGAAATGAATAGTATTCATTTAGATGGGAGTTCAATGTATGTACATGGAGAATATGAAAAAGAGTCAGAGACAATAGATAAAATTAATCAAGAAGCCTCATTAAATCAAGCCGAATTAGAGTCAGAAATGAAACCCATAGAAATTGTTCATGGATACTCGAGAGACCACCGACCAGACTTAAAACAATTTATCATTGATATGATAGTGACAGGAGATGGAGATATCCCATTATATTTAAAAGTAGATTCAGGAAACGTAGATGATAAAAGTGTATTCGTCTCCCGATTAAAAGAATTTAGAAAGCAATGGACATTCGCGGGAATATGTGTAGCTGACAGTGCCTTATACACAGCTGATAACCTAGAAGCCATGAGAGAATTAAAATGGATAACTAGAGTACCACTAAGTATTAAAGAGGCACAACATAAAATCTTAGATATTCAGGAAAATGAATGGCAAGAAAGTGAAACAACAGGATACAAAATAGCAACTAGAGAAAGTGAATACGGAAAGATAAAACAAAGATGGTTAATCATAGAAAGTGAACAGCGAAAAAAATCAAGTATTCAACAAGTAAAAAAACAAGTTGAGAAGCAGTTAGAAAAAGCGCAAGCCGCACTACGCAAACTATCCAGACAAGAATTTGCATGTCAGGCAGATGCTAAAATCGCTGTAGAAAAGCTATCATTATCGTGGAAATATCACCAAATCAAAGAAATTGAGTACTCAGAAAAACCAGAGTATACCAAAGCAGGAAGACCAAGTAAATCCACCGAGAAACAGCAAATAAAATATCAAGTCACAGGTCAAATAGAACCGAGAATAGAAGTGATAGAAGCTGAGAAAATTAAAGCTGGAAGATTTATATTGGCGACGAATATCTTAGATGAAGATGAATTGAATAATCAGCAGGTACTCTTAGAATATAAAGCTCAACAATCGAACGAAAGAGGATTTAGATTTTTAAAAGATCCATTGTTTTTTACGTCAAGTGTATTTGTCAAAAGTCCCGAAAGAGTGGAGGCAATTGCGATGATAATGGAGCTATGCTTGTTAGTCTATAACCTAGCACAAAGAAAGTTGAGGCAAGCATTATTATTATCAGATGGTAGCGTCAGAAATCAGGTAAAGAAATTCACGAATAAACCGACAATGAGGTGGATATTTCAGATGTTTCAATCTGTACACTTGTTGCTTGTCAATGGCAAGCAACAAATGAGTAATTTAACAGAGGAACGTCAAAAAATATTACGTTATTTGGGTGAAAATTGTCGTCAATACTATCTGATGATTTAA
- a CDS encoding SDR family NAD(P)-dependent oxidoreductase, with amino-acid sequence MVAEIQRAVVITGASTGIGEACALLLDKLGFSVFAGVRKDVDAEALKQKASPRLRPIFLDVTDPQSIISAVETVNNAVGDRGIFGLVNNAGIAVPGPLELLPIAEFRHQIEVNVIGQLAVTQAFLGLLRQGQGRIVNMGSISGRSAAPFLGAYNASKFALEGLTDAMRMELRPWGISVSIIEPSAIATPIWEKSLGQADIGQENLSQSNLDLYGNTMKAVRKSMGIIASKGIPADTVAQSVVHALTAKHPKTRYLVGQDAKIGAFLKRFLPDKVYDRLILYSMGL; translated from the coding sequence ATGGTTGCGGAAATTCAACGTGCAGTTGTGATTACAGGCGCATCAACAGGAATTGGTGAGGCTTGTGCTTTGCTTTTAGACAAGTTGGGATTCTCTGTTTTTGCTGGTGTGCGTAAAGATGTCGATGCTGAAGCGCTGAAGCAGAAAGCATCCCCAAGACTTAGACCGATTTTTTTAGATGTTACTGATCCTCAATCAATTATATCTGCGGTTGAAACTGTAAACAATGCCGTCGGCGATCGCGGAATTTTTGGTTTAGTGAATAACGCCGGTATTGCTGTTCCTGGGCCGTTAGAACTATTACCCATCGCTGAGTTTCGCCATCAAATAGAGGTGAATGTTATCGGACAGCTTGCCGTCACACAAGCGTTTCTTGGTCTATTACGCCAAGGACAGGGTCGAATTGTCAATATGGGTTCCATTAGCGGTAGAAGTGCTGCCCCGTTTCTGGGAGCTTACAATGCTTCAAAATTTGCCCTAGAAGGACTCACCGATGCCATGCGTATGGAGTTGCGCCCTTGGGGAATCTCAGTTTCTATTATCGAACCAAGTGCGATCGCTACGCCAATTTGGGAAAAATCTCTCGGTCAAGCTGACATTGGCCAAGAAAATCTCTCTCAATCAAATCTTGATCTCTATGGTAACACCATGAAAGCTGTACGTAAGAGTATGGGAATTATCGCATCTAAGGGAATTCCTGCAGATACTGTAGCTCAATCTGTTGTCCATGCGTTAACTGCAAAGCATCCCAAAACACGCTATCTTGTGGGACAAGATGCCAAAATCGGAGCTTTTCTGAAGCGTTTTTTACCAGACAAAGTTTATGACAGATTGATTTTATATTCGATGGGTTTGTGA